CATTCAGAAGCATAATGACCATATTTGTGACATCTAAAGCACTCTGCTCTAGATTTGTCATGATCTCGATCTCCCCTTCCTCTTCCTCGGCCTCTGCCTCTTCCTCTTGAGCTGTTGGAGCGAGTGTTGGTAGAAGCTTTTAAAGCTTGTTCCTCTGCTGTCCAGCTTCGATTCATCTTCTGTTCATGGACTAACAAGGAGCTCTGCAATTCATCAAGAGAGAGGTCATCTATGTCGTTTGACTCTTCAATTGAGCAAACAACATAGTTAAATTCTCGCGTCATAGAACACAGAATTTTTTCTACTATGTTAACATCTTTAATCTCTTCTCCATAGCATCTCATTTTATTTGCAATTTCCATCGTCCTTCCAATAAAGCTTGTAACAGATTCCGCATCCTTCGTCTGCAAAACTTCAAAATCCCTCCTCAAGGCTTGAAGCTGTGTGCGCTTCACTCTAGAAGAGCCTTGATATTTTTtcttcattgaatcccaaataTCCTTGGATGTATCTTTGCAAAGAATAGTCTCCAAGATGGGACGATCAATAGCCTGGAAGAGATAGTTCTTCGCTTTCAAGTCTTTGAGCTTTCTAGCTTCAATGTCTGTTTGCTGAGCATCTGTCACGGTTGCACCTGCTGGTGGTTCTTGAATTCCAGATTCAACCACTGACCAATATTCTTTGGACCGTAAAAAATTTTCCATGAGCATGCTCCAGTGGTCATAGTGACCATCAAAGCGAGGGATGGCGGCTTGCACAAAATTTGAGTCATTGGCCATTTGGATAGGGTAGTGGGGAAGAGTAGATAATTTCAGGTGTTTCACTCTCAGGTCTCAGGAATCTTGTAGCTCTGATGCCACTGATAAGAAATAGCAAAGATAACAGTAGTACTGTGGCCAAAAAGTCATCCTTAATCGTAAACTTTGGAGCCTTTAAATAGGCAAAACACACAACTGAAATCCCTTAAGATCAGGTCCCATATCTGGCACCTTCTCCATAACCCCACCACTCCTAAAGACTAGACCACTAAGCCACTAAATCTGCTGACTAAGTCATAACTGAAAGACTCCAACGTACAGCAAATTCCTAAACTCTAGGCCACTAAATGAATGACTCCATTTGAAAAACAAGTTAAACAATAACATAAGTAAAAGTTTCAACAAGACAAAAGAAGTTTCTTGGAACTCATTTCTGAATCGGTTGGTCGCTCAATATTAATGGTAGAAAAAATGGATTCAAGGCCTCACAATCTTGCACAATTTGAACTTTGACGTAAATCAATAGAATTTCAGTAAAAATCAGGTCCGATTTGATGTAAATCAGGTGCAGTTCAATGTACATTGGTTTGTTATTATTTGGTGTAAATTAGGTACAATTTGATATAAGTTGATTATTATCATTTAGTATAAGCTGAGAGCAATTTGGTATAAATTAAAAGTAAATTGTTAATTTATACCAACTTATGCGAAATGGAACTTGTGATGCCCCATTTCTGAAAAAATGACTTTCAACAACATGGTGACTGAATGACCGAGTCCATTAGGGGTGTACTTAGCATATGTccaataatatttatttttactttttacaGGTTTACTAAGCATGTGTCCAATAATacttatttttactttttagaGTAACTAATCAATTTTTCTTCTCAAATGATATATCCAGAGCATCTGTTGTAGCTTTACAGCgaactctttctttcttttaaagTGAGAGTTTATGTCTTTCACTAGCTAAAGGTTGGGTTCCTTTTGAAAAAGATCGAATTTgttatttttggtgaattttgctATGTTGTTATCACTAGCGACTTTCTTGTAATAGTATAATTTCAGAAATAAATAATAATCCCATTTACATATTGGCAAAACACCGAGCATGTTCGGTTCAGGACTATAATTTTTATCAAACAATTGCACTCACTACCactaactgaaaaaaaaaaaaaaaaagaacccttTTGCCTTAATTGTCACAGATTTTGGACTAATGGTCTCGAAAAATTTCAAGCCTTAATTGTCAATGGCCAAAGACTGGACTGCTTGCAAGCAGTCCAGTCCATCCTTTTGCCCATGCTTCTgcaacttgtttttgtttttcatcgTGCAACTGATGAAAATGTTAGAAACAATGGAATAAGCTTACATGTGTGCAACAAAAATTTTACTTTAATCTGTATTGTTTCTTCATATTCGTAGAGCCATTCAGTTTAAAGGTTGAACCAGGGAAGAATTCAGAACCAAATAAAAAGATTAATTCTACCTTTTACCCTTCAACCATAGCTATAATTTTATTTTGATCCCTGAACTTCGTAATGAGATACTTTAGTTTCTATAGTATGAAATATGTCCCAAAAtatggacaaaaaaaaaaaaaaactaatgcaGGCCAATTCTTCAATGTTTTTAAATTTAAGATAGTCTTCTCTCAAATTcctataattttaattttatatataagagtttcaattgtaaacaTCAATTTAAGCACTCGTGATTTCCTATAATTCTACTAGTCAAGACTAAAGAGAGTAAGTTTCGACCGGACTAACATGAAATGACTTTCTAATGCCAAGTGTTATTCCATCcttttcatatttcttttttttttccctatccTCTTTGGCCTTTATACTtcggaaaagaaaggaaggtgGAAGGAGTTGTTTACTCTGTAAGCTGGCCAGAACGTTTGATGTACACAATGTTGGTAAACAACTACGGCATTGAGCCAACTTACACATGGATGGATGAATGATACAGTTGATAAAGCTCTTATTCATGTTTCACTCTAGAAAAAACAACTATTACATTGAGCCAAGTATAGTATTGATTGTAGCCTAGACTAGAGGCTGGTTTATTAATTCAGAGGCTTTACATCGACTGCCTGACCTCTGCCATAATAACTGCAGCCAGACAACAACCAAAGCGATAATATCCTTATAGAATATGATAGATTAGGttattaaaatattattattgcgaccaaaaaaatatattcaccGTAACCACCACGGCTACCACAGCCATGTTCTGCATAACCACCACTAGGGTACCCTCCATATCCATCCCCAGAGAATGACTTTCAACAATACAGACTAAATCTTAGAGTTGAATTCGTGTCAATCGAATCACGCTCAATCTTTTTACTTTTGCATTCagtcaatttttatttttccccagCAATTGATACTTCCATTGTACCTATTTTAGTTTCACAGTAAAAGAAGGCGAATTGTTCATGTCTCTAATATGATATAATTTACTTCATTTTATGCAGTTTCTGAATATAGAAATGCCCCATTAAGTTAAAACTCTAAATCAGGGCAGAACTAAGAACCAAATAAATTGTGCCAACTCAGTTTAGGCTTCTGTACAAGAATGTACTCGATGAGCAAAACTCTCCCTGGTACCAATAGTGTCAAAGCGCACTGTTGTGCCCCTTTTCTAATGctaaaaaaataacaaagtaTAGTTTCTagaatgaacaaaaaaaaaagaaaggcttTGGAAATGGTTTTGGTTTGAAAAACATAAGGCCGAATACGGGGCTCTAAAAATGCAGTGatttggagagacaaaaaaatagTCTAGAAGAAAGAGTTATTAGTAAAAGTTACGAGTTGCCACCCGGTACTGTGTTATATGGTTCATcaagttacaaaaaaaaatttgcaaaataattttttatttgaaaaataataaaaaaaagaaacattttctaaattttttttcggATACGATAAACCTACACTATTCTATACAAAGGGGAGGAGGGACCTGAAGAAATTCAAGAGTAATTCGAAGGGAACTGACCACCAGATTAGATAGGTGTACAATGCATCCGCATGAATTTTTTAAGCAAACCCATATATTATGACAATTAGTAGGAGGCTTGGTTTGAAGAAACATTTTCTAaatgatttcaaattttttagaaAGCCAAGAGACATAGGCTCGGCAAGTCCAGTTGTGAGGAAGGAAGGTCCAGGTATTAGGCCCAAGTACCAACCTATCCTTAAAATCGGGTTGCAACTTTTAGTGCAAGCTTGCTTGCAACAACCCGTAACTTATCCCATTTTTGGGATGTCGCACTTGGACTAAAATGGAAGCCATCAAGTATTGAACTTTTGGTCAGTTAAGTCAAGGTTATACTTGTTTTATTTGTCAAAGACTTGTGCAGTCGATTCTTATTCCAGATCTAAAGTATATTATCTCCTGGACACCATCCACTATTACTTTGATTTCCTTGAAAACTTTATACTCAGGAGGACTCGGCGGCATCTGCAATTTTTAGTGATAGTAACCACTGTGCAATGGATGGAGTAACACATAAAAAATCACTTCCAAAGGATGAGATTAGGATCATTCTTGGATTTGGCTAGAACTTCCAAGCTATGTTTTGAATCTCAGAACAAAAAGCGACTCAATTGAAATCGGGGGTTAGGATCAATAGGTTCAATAGTTTAATTCAAGAGTCAAATCGGATGATATTATAAATACGTCATGAATATATATTAATGATATATAATTCAGATAATATATAAAAGTTTCCTTTAAATTAGTGGTTTACAAATTTACATAGTTATTTGATGAGTTTAGATTTAGTTCAAAACGATTCTGGTTAAATAATTTTGAAAGCTATAAGCAAAAATGTAATTTGGAAAATGTGATGAGTTAGTTTTACACTTTGCTAAAACTATAAGGGTCAAAACACAACTATAAAAAGTTTTAGGGTATCCACAGAAAATGAATGTCGAACCTAACTCCTACTTGCTGTTTTCTTTGCTGCGGGCGTCACTTACTTGTTCGCTGAACAAAGCCTTTTGGTTTTTATTAGTAATTTTGATTCATGGCTTTTGATAAAGAAACCACGACGAGAAACAGCCGAGGAATAAGGAGGAGGATGATCCAGATGGTGCTGTGAAGAATGGTAGAGAAGGGATAAAAGCAAGCAACAGGTGAAGAGAAGTTGCTGGAGAAAGAGGCCATcacttgctttgcttttttttttttttgtcttcttctttctctagATTACACCAtagctctctcttttctttcatcaCACAATAAACTCGCATGAAAGCTCtcttttctcttcccttttttgctcttttttttcccttctttctctaATTTGATtgcaaattttcaagaaattagtTGCATGAGAAATGGGTTTAAAGAATTTAGCTAATGGAATTTTTCTTGCAATCTGGGTTTATAATTTGATTTTAGATTAGTTCTTTGCTGCTAGCCAAATATCAAAGGAAGATAAGGGGGAAAAAAGTCATCACAATATGAGAATGGAAAAAATCAGGTTTTGTCCGTTTTCACCTGTTTCCGCTCAAACCCGATTTTGATAGGATTTGACCGAGTTTTTGAGATGCAATTTTTTATGATCGAATGTCTATTTAAAAACATCACTTCCAAGACCATAGTAAgaagattttctcaaattttggtCATACAATTGTTAAACAAAAACAATCCCACATCAATTAGCCAAAAAATCTTTGTACTAATCAATAAAGAGTAAAGAATTTGGGCCCCTCTAGTCACTACCAATTGGATTAGAGATGACCCTGGTCATGAAACTAAGTAAACAAAATCTCTTGCATACTATTCACATCATTTTCTGTATAGGTAGATCCGATCAAATATTTGGTTTGGATAGAAGATTGAATTCGTCATATGTgttattgaaaattttttgtattagATTGGTTAATCAAGTAAACCCCCAAAAAAGTATCAATCTAATGTTTAATTGATGTACAAATAATCCAACAAAAAGTATCCATGACTTCGTTGTTAGTTTGAAATACTTGCTAATTTGGATAgcctttttttggaaaaaaaaaatttctttttagtGAAACATAAGTAAACCTGTTTTCAATTATTTCCTTTTCTAATGATTTGTTATCAGCTTATTCAATGTAAATTACATTACAAAACGTGGTACAGTATCATTCTAAAAAGGTTTTCAAAATAATCTCATAAGCAAACATAACTCAACTTTTTAGTGAAACATAAGTAAACCTGCTTCATAATGCATGAGAATATTTTGCCATCACATCAGAAGTGGTCATACAAGAGACACACAgttacacacacacatactcgAAATATTGAACTAGCTTGCAAATACATAGAGTGCATATTACATGATCACTCGTCAAGCTGTTATTTCTATTTGACACTACAAACTACTGAGCCTGTTTAAGCATTGATGAGTAATCACGACCTAGCTAGATGCTGGCTTTATTAGTTCTCAGTCTCTGCATCAACAGCCTCATCAGGATGTCCACCATAGCCGCCGCCACCACGTCCTCCATAGCCGCCACCACGTCCTCCATAGCCACCACCACCACGTCCTCCATAGCCACCACCAGGATACCCTCCATATCCACCCCCGTGATATCCTCCATAACCACCACGGCCGCCACCGCCACGTCCGCCATAGCCACCCCCATGATATCCTCCATATCCACCCCCATGATATCCTCCATAACCTCCTCCTGGATAGCCCCCATATCCTCCTCCACGGTACCCTCCGTAGCCATCACTCTCAACTGCATTAGCTGCAAAGAAGATAAATACCGCGTAGGCGTTAGTTACCGTAATCGCAATTCTGAAATGTAAGGTTTGGACCGAATTGTCCACACTTTTTTAGGTAGCATATCAAGAAACATCGTAATCATTTGAACATTTATCTGTGTCAAGTTAGTATCGTACAGATATCCTTAAAATGGATTATTACTACTAACTAATGGCTAGTTTTACCATAGTGAATCATAGTTTCTGACAATTaatctttattttattatgAGTATAAAGATTATTTAACGCTATATTCAAAATGAGAATCTTAAAATTTCAATAAAAAGTATGTTTTATGCATAGAGAAGTACTAGtgtaaaatttattttgacACAACAAGTACAGgaaaatgatccaaaatttttatgttttatgcacTATACTCCAAGTCCCACGTTGGGAAAGGCTTAACAATTGTATGTACACCATGCTAAGGTGTATATACACCTCAGCTATGTTTCTTTTCTACTCCGACGCTTCACATGCACGACCAAAATCTAACTGAAATGTTAAACTGTGTAGTCCAAAATTTTAAGATCCATATAaatttggaaagagaaaaaatgataaaatttgaaCTAGAGAATAAATTCTTACAATTGTCAACAGATGTGGAAGTCTCAGCCAATTCCCTAGCAGCAACCTCTGAGGTAATCATTAAGGCTATAGCCAaggaaatgaaaaggaaaagaagtgtCTTTGAACCCATTTTTTGCTCAGGGAAAACTTGTGTATTGAAAAACTGGTTTTTGGAAGGATGAGAAAGCTGGTATAGATTGGtctctatttataggaaaatCTTTGCCACATTTCTGTCAAAAGGGTCGGGGAGTCGGCCCACCAGGTAGTTGGGCGATGAAGAGATGATTGTTTGCACTTGGTAGAAAGTCCATATTATCATAAATTACAGTCCCTTTAGTGAAAGTTATGAAATAGAAAGATGTACCTAAAAGCGTTTATTCTAATTTCTACATGTTTTAAAGACACAGACTTCGAGAACTATGGAGAGGATAATGTTGATGTCCAAAATTCAACAATATGTCCAAGTATTGTTGACAATTTGGACTCTGCTGATTACTTCGATCGATTATGATTATTACAAATTGATTAAATtgtcaaactttttttttttttttttgaagaagaaaagaaacaaggaagAACCTGCCAAACTTTGCAATAGTTCCAagagaggtatgattggaaggcTATTTAATTATGTAACGTTTTGCATTACAAAAACATGTTTTGTTATGTTTGCTAAACGCCTATAAGGTATAGAATGGACGAATACCATTTTGTATCTCAAATGTAAGATTGATAACGAGGActtaaattttcttttgtcATAATTAATTTAGTGTTGCCTTttattggttttccttttgCTTCTAGTTAAGTCGTGCTCTTGATCTAATTCTATTCACCGAAATTGAAGTATAATCCCGAAAATTAATTACTTGTATGCATATTTCCAAAGCTAACTCGCAAGGAAGaatcttttgaaaaagaagaCACAAAGATTAGCACTATTCAGCCTCCAAAAAATAGTAAAAACGCATTAGAATTCTAAGCAGGACATGATCATATCTATGTAACTAAAAGAAGAAGTAAAATCTTCTAAACCTATAAAGCACTTTTAAAAATAGGGCCCAACTTGCGCTCTGATCTTGAATTGCCTTCAAAAGCATATATTACAGGTCCATAACTGTTGATAAACATTGATCAAATGTGTAAAAACCGTACCATCTAATCtttaacttaatttttttttttttgtcgatacaggggtgtccggatcaatccttacggggcccgactaatcccttGCGGCCTGGGCCCAACGCCCCAACCCGGCCCAAGCACGATATGTGCACGGAGGAATCCAGCGGTGCAGAGATTCGAACTCGGGACCTAGTGGTCACCGGGTGGAGGTGCTACCGCTGGACCATTCACGCGGGCCCATCTAATCTTTAACTTAAATACCAAGCAAAAAACTTTAGTGATATGTTGTGCCCTCATTTTAATTGCAACAGTCCATTGATTCAAATGTAATCAAGATTGTATGGAAGTTTTCTACTACCAAAAGGATTTGGTTCTGTACACAATAGGAACCTATAAAGTTTCACAAACCAAGTTAAAAGTaatcattttttataagaaTATAACTAATTGTGTATTCTTTTTATTCTTTAAGTTTTGCCCATACATTAAATACTTCTAAATAGGGGAGATTTTAGAATTCCGTTTAGATTTCATATTGACCTCAAGTTAAATATATCGTTGGATAATGAAATAAGTAATTTTAACTTTTAGATTGCAACAAtttaaataattcaaaatataGCTAATTTTCATTCTTGAGATATTCAAATTGAAGGAATAATTCCCTAAAGAAATCATAGAATTTTCCCTAAATATGAGTTCCAAGTTTGGCTCTATTGCATCATTTGTAGTCTAAGTTCTttccaatgttttaaaacttgggaccttaattgaaccggtgaggTTTTCGGATAGAGGTTCAACCGGTCAGACCAATTCAATcttggttcaatgaatttttaaaaaaataatttatataaatatataagtacaaaataagacatacaatggactaatttaagattttatatgatgaaaattttaatattttcaaagaatttggattttcacaaataaaaatgttaaattataagttgcaaCAAAtgaatttcatctcaatttcaattgcATCTACCAAAAATtaatcttaaatccaacccaaaaataccacaatattctaaaattatacaaaattcacgtccaTGGGAATTAGACATTAtgagtttaaatttttaatttacgtttttgggatttagagattgtaacttaaaaaaaaaaaaattttggaatttggaGGAAGtcagaaaaatagaaaacagagatgcaaacttgataaaaggcaaaaaatgagaagaaaatgaGTGGATGTGACATTTAATAATTAGTCTTTAGGGTTAAGGAAAACCtattcttatatatatatatatatatatatatatatatatatatatatatatatatatatcaatttaatagacaaaaataaaaaaccacCGGTTCAACGGTGTAATCAGGTTCAAACGGTTCTTACCAGTTTTTAACTTCAATCAACCCAAGGTATGAACCGGACAGAAATTATGACCAGTTCATTGCCATTCGGTTGAACCACCCAGTCCGATCCGGTTTTCAAAACAATGGTTCTTTCCCTTATCTCGCATTAACACTTTTTCCTAGTTCAACATATATGGTTCAATTGCAAGGCAAACTGGTCATACGTAACCGTCAAATACGGTGTACTCAAATATGGAGTAAAATGAAGCAATATTTTTCAGGAAGAAGGTGTAGGAACTCAAGTCATTATTTGGtgtcaaaattatcaaatttggCATTTGGg
This Coffea arabica cultivar ET-39 chromosome 3e, Coffea Arabica ET-39 HiFi, whole genome shotgun sequence DNA region includes the following protein-coding sequences:
- the LOC113737338 gene encoding uncharacterized protein, producing the protein MANDSNFVQAAIPRFDGHYDHWSMLMENFLRSKEYWSVVESGIQEPPAGATVTDAQQTDIEARKLKDLKAKNYLFQAIDRPILETILCKDTSKDIWDSMKKKYQGSSRVKRTQLQALRRDFEVLQTKDAESVTSFIGRTMEIANKMRCYGEEIKDVNIVEKILCSMTREFNYVVCSIEESNDIDDLSLDELQSSLLVHEQKMNRSWTAEEQALKASTNTRSNSSRGRGRGRGRGRGDRDHDKSRAECFRCHKYGHYASECVTELPKYKEREENSNFAEETNEPETLLMAAHEGKRLSRIFGMSIQAAAIT
- the LOC113736444 gene encoding uncharacterized protein → MGSKTLLFLFISLAIALMITSEVAARELAETSTSVDNSNAVESDGYGGYRGGGYGGYPGGGYGGYHGGGYGGYHGGGYGGRGGGGRGGYGGYHGGGYGGYPGGGYGGRGGGGYGGRGGGYGGRGGGGYGGHPDEAVDAETEN